Proteins from a single region of Noviherbaspirillum saxi:
- the ppc gene encoding phosphoenolpyruvate carboxylase: MKNDDIAITHVRSEAQLLAELFNDIIRENVSDKLYVAISSLHALSGGSTSSEDDHLIADEVATLEQLTDEERAPVLRALSYLLLLANITEDRASLKLERRSDDATSEAALDSLSHVLKSISDDGSNDATLHRALDNALISPVFTAHPTEVRRRSVLNKQEEIVALLDRRQYELAVGTTPTDCERALCRALLGLWQTRILRTNKLSVVDEIQNGVAYFEKHLLDAVPAFYERLEDALAVGDESWVDKLPSFLKFGSWIGGDRDGNPFVTAEVLESAFVIHSGCALDYYVAQLSKLIAEMSLADWLVGHTDALLDLANRSGDRSPHHNDETYRRALIGIKLRLEQTRASLLKPSTVQAKPAAIAYPTAQALSSDLDIIHQSLLHCGSSLLTEGRLRNLRRAVSVFGFHLAPIDLRQNSDVHERVVAELLERAAPETDYLSLDESQRVQFLSRELMYQRPLLSRYADYSQKTQDELAIFHTACQSQLRFGKDAVQNYIISKASEASDVLEVALLLKETGLLNPVTGELALNIVPLFETILDLQRASTVIDNLLSNNEYRQLLDRRGQGIEIMLGYSDSNKDGGFLTSNWELYQAEVALIEVCDAHQIPLRFFHGRGGSIGRGGGPSFRAISTQPSGAVRGSIRLTEQGEVIEAKYGSQQATLRTLESLVAGTLKASLTTSAGSAVDNRYILTMQALSKSAMAAYRSLVYETPGFDRYFWESTVVSEIANLNVGSRPASRKSSRNIEDLRAIPWVLSWSQCRAMLPGWYGLGSAVRALLDETPGVGESTLQEMFGKWEFFAGLISNVEAALAQTDLSIVYKYACLLEDQLTRDRIFASVAEEYHRTVHAVQVIKGVEKDQHATRVTPRSVYLGMLNQLQVDTLKRFRNDSTDDRLRRNLLLSINGVAAGLRNSG; encoded by the coding sequence ATGAAAAACGACGACATCGCTATAACCCATGTACGAAGTGAAGCGCAGCTTCTGGCCGAGTTATTCAACGACATTATCCGCGAAAACGTGAGCGACAAGCTCTACGTGGCGATCTCAAGTCTCCACGCGCTTTCAGGGGGGAGCACCAGCTCAGAGGACGATCACCTGATCGCGGACGAGGTGGCCACACTGGAGCAGTTAACAGATGAAGAACGCGCGCCAGTATTAAGAGCGTTAAGTTATCTGTTGCTTTTAGCGAATATCACTGAGGATCGTGCTTCGTTAAAATTGGAGCGCCGCAGTGACGATGCGACATCCGAAGCAGCACTGGATAGTTTGTCTCATGTTTTGAAGTCGATTTCAGATGATGGATCGAACGACGCAACTCTGCATCGTGCATTGGACAATGCCTTAATCAGCCCTGTCTTTACGGCTCACCCTACGGAAGTGCGGCGCCGGAGTGTTCTTAACAAGCAGGAAGAGATCGTGGCGTTGCTGGACCGCAGGCAATACGAACTCGCCGTTGGCACGACGCCAACTGATTGTGAAAGGGCTTTGTGTCGCGCTTTGTTGGGGTTATGGCAAACCCGGATCCTTCGCACTAACAAGCTATCTGTTGTCGATGAAATACAGAACGGCGTAGCCTATTTTGAAAAGCATCTTCTGGATGCAGTGCCTGCATTTTACGAACGTCTTGAAGATGCGCTCGCGGTTGGGGATGAGTCCTGGGTAGATAAACTGCCAAGCTTCCTCAAGTTTGGTAGCTGGATCGGCGGCGATCGTGACGGCAACCCTTTTGTCACCGCGGAGGTTCTTGAGTCTGCCTTTGTAATTCACAGTGGTTGCGCGCTCGATTATTACGTAGCTCAGCTTTCAAAGCTGATTGCAGAAATGTCGCTTGCAGACTGGTTAGTTGGACACACAGATGCGTTGCTTGATCTTGCCAATCGCTCTGGCGATCGCTCTCCGCACCACAACGATGAGACCTACCGTCGGGCGCTGATCGGTATCAAGCTTCGTTTAGAGCAGACACGTGCTTCGCTACTCAAACCGTCCACTGTCCAGGCGAAGCCCGCTGCAATCGCTTACCCAACGGCGCAAGCACTCTCTTCAGATCTAGATATTATCCACCAATCGTTATTGCATTGTGGGTCTTCGCTTCTCACAGAAGGAAGGCTACGTAACCTAAGACGCGCGGTAAGTGTTTTTGGCTTTCATCTTGCACCCATAGATTTACGCCAAAACTCGGATGTCCATGAGCGGGTCGTGGCGGAATTACTGGAGCGTGCAGCACCAGAGACTGATTACCTATCCTTGGATGAGTCCCAGAGAGTACAATTTTTGTCTCGCGAGCTCATGTATCAGCGCCCACTTCTTAGTCGATACGCAGACTATTCGCAGAAAACGCAGGACGAACTTGCCATCTTCCATACTGCCTGCCAATCGCAGCTACGCTTTGGCAAGGACGCAGTTCAGAATTACATCATCTCCAAGGCCAGTGAAGCGTCGGACGTCTTGGAAGTCGCACTGCTCCTGAAGGAGACAGGATTGCTCAATCCCGTAACCGGTGAATTGGCATTGAATATTGTTCCCCTGTTCGAAACAATTCTCGACTTGCAGCGTGCTTCCACGGTCATTGACAATTTACTTTCCAATAACGAATATCGGCAGCTTCTCGACCGTAGAGGACAAGGGATCGAGATCATGCTTGGCTATTCGGACAGCAATAAAGACGGCGGTTTTTTGACATCAAACTGGGAGCTGTATCAAGCTGAGGTTGCCCTGATTGAGGTGTGCGACGCGCACCAGATTCCCCTGCGATTTTTCCATGGGCGTGGCGGCTCAATCGGACGTGGTGGTGGCCCGAGCTTTCGCGCTATATCGACGCAGCCGTCAGGCGCCGTACGTGGCTCCATTCGTCTAACCGAACAGGGTGAAGTAATTGAAGCTAAATATGGCAGTCAGCAGGCGACCCTGCGAACGCTTGAAAGCCTGGTTGCCGGCACGCTCAAGGCGAGCCTGACTACTTCGGCCGGTTCGGCAGTAGACAATCGGTACATTTTGACTATGCAAGCCTTGTCGAAAAGTGCGATGGCCGCGTATCGCTCTCTGGTTTATGAGACACCGGGATTCGACCGGTACTTCTGGGAGTCCACGGTTGTATCGGAGATCGCCAATCTGAATGTGGGTAGCCGTCCGGCATCGAGAAAGTCAAGCCGTAACATAGAGGATCTACGCGCCATTCCTTGGGTATTGAGCTGGTCACAATGCCGTGCGATGCTACCCGGCTGGTATGGACTCGGAAGTGCTGTACGCGCACTTTTGGATGAGACTCCCGGAGTAGGGGAAAGCACATTGCAGGAAATGTTCGGTAAGTGGGAGTTTTTCGCAGGACTTATCTCCAATGTAGAGGCCGCTTTGGCACAAACTGACCTCTCCATTGTGTACAAGTACGCATGTCTGCTTGAAGATCAGCTGACCCGAGATCGGATCTTCGCGAGCGTCGCTGAGGAGTACCATCGTACCGTTCATGCGGTTCAAGTGATCAAGGGAGTAGAGAAGGACCAGCACGCTACGCGTGTAACGCCGCGTAGCGTCTATCTGGGGATGCTGAACCAGCTACAGGTTGATACGTTGAAGCGATTCCGTAACGACTCGACGGACGATCGGCTCAGGCGCAATCTCCTGCTGTCGATTAACGGCGTCGCGGCAGGCCTTCGTAACAGTGGATGA